The following proteins come from a genomic window of Campylobacter coli 76339:
- a CDS encoding Glutamate racemase, with protein sequence MKIGVFDSGVGGLSVLKSLYEARLFDEIIYYGDTARVPYGVKDKDTIVKFCLEALDFFSKFNIDMLIIACNTASAYALDALRLRADFPIYGVIDAGVEATKKALLDKNKKILVIATKATIHSKEYQNRLQEQGFTNVDALATGLFVPMVEEGIFEGEFLQSAMRHYFKGIETPDALILACTHFPLLANSLSAYFGSKTKLIHSGDAIVEFLKQRQKLLLKKEKAKLYFYASSDVKSLENTAKIWLNL encoded by the coding sequence ATGAAAATAGGTGTTTTTGATAGTGGCGTAGGTGGACTCAGTGTTTTAAAATCGCTTTATGAGGCAAGACTTTTTGACGAAATTATTTATTATGGGGATACTGCTCGTGTTCCTTATGGAGTCAAAGACAAGGATACTATAGTCAAATTTTGCCTTGAGGCTTTAGATTTTTTTTCAAAATTTAATATTGATATGCTTATTATCGCGTGCAATACAGCCAGTGCTTATGCTTTGGATGCTTTAAGATTAAGAGCTGATTTTCCTATTTATGGGGTTATTGACGCGGGTGTTGAGGCTACTAAAAAAGCTTTATTGGATAAAAATAAAAAAATTCTAGTTATTGCCACAAAGGCAACAATTCATTCAAAAGAATATCAAAATCGCTTGCAAGAACAAGGTTTTACCAATGTAGATGCTTTAGCTACAGGTCTTTTTGTGCCTATGGTTGAAGAGGGTATTTTTGAAGGAGAGTTTTTGCAAAGTGCCATGCGCCATTATTTTAAAGGGATTGAAACTCCTGATGCTTTGATACTTGCTTGCACTCATTTTCCCTTACTAGCAAATTCCTTGAGTGCTTATTTTGGCTCAAAGACAAAGCTTATTCATTCAGGAGATGCTATAGTAGAGTTTTTAAAACAAAGGCAAAAACTTTTATTAAAAAAAGAGAAAGCAAAATTATATTTTTATGCTTCAAGTGATGTCAAGTCTTTAGAAAATACTGCTAAAATTTGGCTAAATTTATAA
- a CDS encoding Methionine aminopeptidase has protein sequence MIELKKPAEIEKLRIANQIVAKTLDFLENEIKVGMSLKQIDKMAEDFILSLGAKPSFKGLYGFPGAICTSLNQVCIHGIPDEKIIKEGDILGLDVGSLIDGYYGDAARTIAIGKISSTDEALISCAKDALYHAIDIIRDGMRFKELSAALGEFIASRGFVPLRGYCGHGIGRKPHGEPEILNYLEKGANAKSGPKIKNGMVFCIEPMICQKDGTPKHFNGKWDAGSVDELNSAHYEHCVAIINGRAEILSAL, from the coding sequence ATGATAGAATTAAAAAAACCAGCAGAAATAGAAAAATTAAGAATAGCAAATCAAATCGTCGCTAAGACTTTAGATTTTTTAGAAAATGAGATCAAGGTAGGCATGAGTCTTAAACAAATCGATAAAATGGCAGAAGACTTTATCTTAAGTCTTGGAGCAAAACCTTCGTTTAAAGGGCTTTATGGTTTTCCTGGTGCAATTTGTACTTCTTTAAATCAGGTTTGCATTCATGGAATTCCTGATGAAAAAATCATCAAAGAGGGTGACATTTTAGGGCTCGATGTGGGAAGTTTGATCGATGGATATTATGGTGATGCAGCGCGTACCATAGCCATAGGTAAAATTTCATCCACAGATGAGGCTTTGATTTCTTGTGCTAAAGACGCTTTATATCATGCAATAGATATCATTCGCGATGGAATGCGTTTTAAAGAACTTTCTGCGGCTTTAGGAGAATTTATAGCTTCAAGAGGTTTTGTTCCACTTCGTGGCTATTGTGGGCATGGTATAGGACGCAAACCTCATGGAGAGCCTGAAATTTTAAATTATTTAGAAAAAGGTGCAAATGCAAAAAGTGGGCCAAAAATTAAAAACGGAATGGTATTTTGCATAGAACCTATGATATGCCAAAAAGATGGAACTCCAAAACATTTTAATGGAAAATGGGATGCGGGAAGTGTGGACGAGCTTAATAGCGCACATTATGAACATTGTGTGGCTATTATTAATGGGCGTGCAGAAATTTTATCTGCATTATAA